A window of the Mesotoga prima MesG1.Ag.4.2 genome harbors these coding sequences:
- a CDS encoding CBS domain-containing protein, producing MKVKEAMIRDVSAIFEDETIEDFIVFCLRQNKSGLPVVDEEFKVVGFLSESDVIKSALPSYFSLLQSASFIPDTHQFVIRLGKIKDDHVSQHMVKPPVLIKPDDTVIYAADLLIKNGLKIMPVVDDEGKLVGIVNRIYLIHVATQGKINR from the coding sequence ATGAAAGTAAAAGAAGCTATGATAAGAGACGTATCGGCAATCTTCGAAGATGAGACGATCGAGGATTTCATTGTATTCTGCTTGAGACAGAATAAATCAGGATTACCGGTGGTAGATGAGGAGTTCAAGGTTGTGGGATTCTTGAGCGAGAGCGACGTTATCAAAAGCGCTCTCCCAAGTTACTTCAGCCTTCTTCAATCGGCATCGTTCATTCCCGATACTCACCAGTTCGTTATCCGGCTTGGCAAGATAAAGGATGATCACGTTTCTCAACACATGGTCAAACCTCCTGTTCTTATAAAGCCCGACGATACGGTTATATACGCAGCCGACCTTCTGATCAAGAACGGGCTTAAAATCATGCCCGTCGTAGACGATGAAGGAAAGCTAGTGGGGATAGTAAACAGGATTTATCTTATACACGTAGCGACTCAAGGCAAGATCAATAGATGA
- the mtaB gene encoding tRNA (N(6)-L-threonylcarbamoyladenosine(37)-C(2))-methylthiotransferase MtaB — MKQKVSIYTFGCKMNQYESQAMAEMLHDYEVGFSQDKADLFIVNSCTVTSEAERKLRQLFRRLKGLNPNSKIIITGCYSQLSPNELRELGADEVIGVREKKAIHKYVSRQLNRPDGVAPSEFLTVTSSIEGRTRAFLGIEDGCLNCCSYCRVRLARGSKIISKPIDLVKREFEGLVSRGYREIVLTGINIGYYGFDLDSSLVKLLIELDKLEGEWRIRLGSLDPDRVDGELLHLITTSRRMARHLHLSLQSGSNRILRAMRRKYTVDEYLRAVDRARSVDTRFAFTTDLIAGFPGENDSDHKESLKVVEQVEFLKVHVFRFSRRPGTEAAEMKDQIDSGTKKARSHELIEAGKRSRKKYLERQIGRKACVLIQKTGHTESSGFDEFYAPHAIEGAHEGFVNATIISIESQREGSDAELYCRSVVR; from the coding sequence ATGAAGCAAAAGGTTTCAATCTATACGTTTGGCTGCAAAATGAATCAATACGAATCCCAGGCAATGGCCGAGATGCTGCACGATTACGAAGTGGGCTTTTCACAGGACAAGGCAGATCTCTTCATTGTAAATTCGTGTACAGTAACCTCCGAAGCAGAACGAAAACTCAGGCAGCTTTTCAGGAGGTTGAAGGGACTTAATCCCAACTCAAAAATCATCATAACCGGTTGCTACTCACAGCTTTCTCCTAATGAGTTAAGAGAACTTGGAGCTGATGAAGTAATCGGAGTCAGAGAAAAAAAGGCAATACACAAGTATGTATCTCGTCAGCTTAATCGCCCCGACGGAGTTGCACCAAGTGAATTTCTAACCGTCACTTCAAGCATTGAAGGAAGAACGAGGGCCTTCCTAGGGATTGAGGACGGCTGCCTGAATTGCTGCTCTTATTGTAGAGTGAGGCTCGCAAGGGGAAGCAAGATTATTAGTAAACCAATAGATCTGGTGAAGAGGGAGTTTGAAGGATTGGTTTCCAGAGGTTACAGAGAGATCGTTTTGACCGGAATCAATATTGGGTACTATGGCTTCGATCTCGATTCCTCGCTGGTGAAACTGCTCATCGAGCTCGATAAGCTCGAAGGAGAATGGAGAATCCGGCTAGGTTCCCTGGACCCGGATAGAGTGGACGGTGAGCTCCTTCATTTAATCACTACTTCTCGGAGGATGGCGAGACACCTGCATCTCTCTCTTCAAAGCGGTTCAAATAGAATACTAAGAGCGATGAGACGGAAGTACACTGTAGATGAGTACCTAAGAGCAGTAGATAGGGCCAGATCGGTCGATACAAGATTCGCATTCACCACAGATCTTATAGCTGGATTCCCAGGTGAGAATGACTCAGACCATAAAGAGAGTCTAAAAGTCGTTGAACAGGTTGAATTCTTGAAGGTGCACGTCTTCCGTTTTTCGAGGAGACCGGGAACGGAAGCAGCGGAGATGAAGGATCAGATAGATTCAGGCACGAAGAAAGCTAGATCGCACGAGCTAATCGAGGCTGGAAAGAGATCAAGGAAAAAGTATCTCGAGAGACAAATCGGGAGAAAGGCATGTGTTTTGATCCAAAAGACAGGCCATACAGAAAGCAGCGGATTCGATGAGTTCTATGCGCCTCATGCAATTGAAGGGGCGCACGAAGGCTTTGTGAATGCAACGATAATTTCTATTGAGAGTCAAAGGGAGGGTTCCGATGCTGAACTATATTGCCGATCAGTGGTGCGATGA
- a CDS encoding aminotransferase class IV, protein MLNYIADQWCDEQSSLVSVLCPGVMNSESVYEVVRTYNGLPFAFRKHFERLKQSAALMGLEVPFTCKELNSIIMEGLEKNKGFQTQDFRIRISLMSDGARSRPAIIFSDLPSPSKDIYELGVKISISPFLKPSADIVNPQLKMPGSSWIVRTRKALGDNYDMLILNEKGNVCEGSFSNVFLVKDGSVVTPDIRSGVLPGITRDNVIGLCESLEISVEKRPVPAWELFCAEEIFITHTSVGIVPVRRLEDKVLIEDFTDGMTRLLLDNFEGYIMTEDSNWSGLDEVEPSNYRADI, encoded by the coding sequence ATGCTGAACTATATTGCCGATCAGTGGTGCGATGAACAGTCTTCGCTCGTAAGTGTTCTCTGTCCGGGCGTAATGAACAGCGAGTCGGTCTATGAAGTAGTTCGAACGTACAACGGATTGCCTTTTGCATTCAGAAAGCATTTTGAAAGACTTAAGCAGTCGGCGGCACTGATGGGGCTGGAAGTTCCATTTACCTGTAAGGAACTCAACTCAATAATCATGGAGGGGCTGGAAAAAAACAAGGGATTTCAGACCCAGGATTTCAGAATTCGAATCTCCCTTATGAGTGATGGAGCACGAAGTAGACCAGCGATTATTTTCAGTGATCTTCCTTCACCATCTAAAGACATCTACGAACTGGGTGTAAAGATCTCAATCTCACCTTTTTTGAAGCCCTCCGCCGACATAGTCAATCCTCAACTGAAAATGCCCGGTTCGAGCTGGATCGTAAGGACGAGAAAGGCGCTCGGGGACAACTACGATATGCTCATTTTGAATGAAAAGGGTAACGTCTGTGAAGGCTCCTTTTCAAACGTCTTTCTCGTGAAGGACGGTTCTGTTGTTACGCCCGACATAAGATCCGGGGTACTTCCGGGAATTACCAGAGACAACGTAATCGGGCTGTGCGAATCGCTGGAGATTTCGGTGGAGAAGAGGCCGGTTCCCGCGTGGGAGCTTTTCTGCGCCGAGGAGATCTTCATAACTCACACGAGCGTCGGAATCGTGCCGGTGCGAAGACTTGAAGATAAAGTGCTTATTGAAGACTTCACCGACGGTATGACTAGACTGCTGCTGGATAATTTCGAAGGATATATAATGACCGAGGATAGTAACTGGAGCGGATTGGATGAAGTGGAACCATCGAACTATAGGGCAGATATTTAA
- a CDS encoding DUF721 domain-containing protein: MKWNHRTIGQIFNDLAKSSSLFRKIRVFELNKDWGEIVGEPIANHSSIVDFSEGTLIIRVDDGMWLNEMKLREKILLERMNSSLGVEAIKRIRFRIGR, encoded by the coding sequence ATGAAGTGGAACCATCGAACTATAGGGCAGATATTTAACGATCTCGCGAAGAGCTCAAGCCTGTTCAGAAAGATACGGGTTTTTGAGCTTAACAAAGATTGGGGAGAGATTGTTGGAGAGCCTATCGCAAATCACTCGTCGATCGTCGATTTCTCGGAAGGTACCCTGATAATTCGAGTCGACGACGGTATGTGGCTTAATGAGATGAAACTACGAGAGAAAATCCTGCTTGAAAGGATGAACTCTTCACTGGGAGTAGAAGCAATCAAGAGAATCAGATTTAGAATTGGACGGTAG
- the gyrB gene encoding DNA topoisomerase (ATP-hydrolyzing) subunit B has protein sequence MSDLYNAQNIKILKGLDPVRKRPGMYIGSTGKSGLHHLVYEIVDNSIDEAMGGFCDRINIVITEDGSVIVSDNGRGIPIDIHPDTGTSALEVVMTTLHAGGKFSKDSYKISGGLHGVGASVVNALSEWMIVEVMVDGKIYRQKYERGKALAPVEVVGETNETGTVTSFKPDPLVFTVTDFDFDILEARFKELAYLNGGIKITFEDRRIGEKRSYHFEGGIVEFVKALTKNKKSIHKDPIYLEGTYNDVKIQLAMQYTSSYDEDILTFVNNIKTIEGGTHLTGFKTVLTKTMNDVGRKHNVLKDKDPNLQGEDLREGLSAILSVFVKEPQFEGQTKAKLGNDEAFEAVMKVVKEKLEEYFDYNQKDLKAILSKALEASRARLAAKKAREMVRRKNALENTTLPGKLADCISENLDETEIFIVEGDSAGGSAKMARSRETQAILPLRGKILNVEKAGLDRMLKSETISNIIVALGTGMGEDFEIKNLRYGKIIIMTDADVDGAHITTLLLTLFYRYMTPLITNGKVYVAQAPLYKIELNRQKHYFYSDEELTTFLKEHSDRKLNYSRFKGLGEMNPEQLWETTMNPNDRKLVKITIEDAEEADRVFTILMGSEVEERRSFIQRHALSISNLDV, from the coding sequence ATGTCTGATTTATACAACGCACAAAACATAAAGATTCTGAAGGGACTCGATCCCGTCAGAAAACGGCCCGGAATGTACATTGGGTCGACAGGAAAGTCGGGGCTTCACCATCTTGTCTACGAGATCGTCGACAACAGTATCGACGAAGCTATGGGGGGATTCTGCGACAGAATCAATATCGTAATTACGGAGGACGGCTCTGTAATTGTTAGTGACAACGGGCGTGGAATTCCGATAGACATCCATCCCGATACCGGGACAAGTGCTCTCGAAGTTGTAATGACAACGCTTCACGCGGGAGGCAAGTTCTCCAAGGACTCTTACAAGATCAGCGGAGGTCTTCACGGTGTGGGCGCTTCCGTTGTCAATGCCCTGTCCGAGTGGATGATCGTTGAGGTAATGGTCGATGGAAAGATTTACAGGCAGAAATACGAACGAGGCAAGGCCCTTGCTCCGGTGGAAGTCGTCGGGGAGACCAACGAGACGGGAACGGTAACAAGTTTCAAGCCCGATCCACTTGTTTTTACCGTTACTGACTTCGACTTCGATATTCTTGAGGCGAGGTTCAAGGAACTTGCTTACCTCAACGGTGGAATCAAGATCACCTTCGAAGACAGAAGAATCGGAGAAAAGAGGAGCTATCATTTCGAAGGCGGAATCGTAGAGTTCGTGAAGGCTCTAACGAAGAACAAGAAATCCATCCATAAGGATCCGATCTATTTAGAAGGCACGTACAACGATGTCAAGATACAGCTTGCAATGCAGTACACATCTTCCTACGACGAAGACATTCTTACTTTCGTAAACAACATAAAGACCATAGAGGGCGGAACCCACTTGACTGGCTTCAAGACGGTTCTAACGAAGACAATGAATGATGTCGGCAGAAAGCACAACGTACTCAAAGACAAGGATCCGAACCTTCAGGGCGAAGATCTTCGAGAAGGGCTGTCAGCAATCCTAAGCGTCTTTGTCAAGGAACCTCAGTTTGAGGGTCAGACAAAGGCAAAACTTGGAAATGACGAGGCTTTCGAAGCAGTAATGAAGGTAGTCAAGGAGAAGCTTGAAGAGTACTTCGATTACAATCAAAAGGATCTCAAAGCGATCCTCAGTAAAGCTCTGGAGGCTTCCAGGGCAAGGCTTGCTGCCAAAAAGGCTAGAGAAATGGTCCGCAGAAAGAACGCGCTCGAAAACACGACCCTGCCAGGCAAACTAGCCGATTGTATCTCCGAGAACCTTGACGAGACAGAGATCTTCATAGTTGAAGGTGATTCTGCCGGTGGTTCGGCAAAGATGGCACGTTCGAGGGAGACGCAAGCCATACTCCCTCTCCGGGGAAAGATATTGAACGTCGAAAAGGCCGGTCTGGACAGAATGTTGAAAAGCGAAACGATAAGTAATATCATTGTTGCCCTTGGAACCGGGATGGGGGAGGATTTCGAGATCAAGAATCTGAGATACGGGAAGATAATCATCATGACTGACGCCGACGTAGACGGCGCACATATCACGACGCTTCTCTTGACTCTCTTCTATCGTTACATGACCCCACTCATAACAAACGGAAAGGTCTACGTTGCTCAAGCCCCCCTGTACAAGATCGAGTTGAACAGGCAAAAGCACTACTTCTACAGCGACGAGGAGTTGACGACTTTTCTTAAGGAGCATTCAGACAGAAAACTGAATTACTCGAGATTCAAGGGACTCGGCGAGATGAATCCCGAGCAACTGTGGGAAACAACGATGAATCCAAATGACAGAAAACTTGTGAAGATAACCATAGAAGATGCGGAGGAAGCAGATCGGGTATTCACAATACTAATGGGTAGCGAGGTGGAGGAAAGAAGGTCGTTTATCCAACGGCATGCATTGAGTATTTCCAATCTTGACGTATGA
- a CDS encoding DUF4894 domain-containing protein: protein MVILFAMWILSIVNFVLESFFTEPVEQLTRIVNKDEILIEFPLAFRRAWKTDIIYPPGSVDVSGGRVYLKPGKYIVSYEGKYYWVSEDFVIVDYAHLSEILSYPIMGGIQFILTDGVYVASERDIDIFAGAVEGILADRRVLALVSYFDFENNVLLLRRGIRVKVLDWESLETNKELLLQLENASDRSEYIFLSDGKLLRAR, encoded by the coding sequence ATGGTGATTCTCTTTGCCATGTGGATATTGTCTATAGTGAACTTCGTGCTAGAGTCGTTTTTCACTGAACCCGTAGAGCAGTTAACCAGGATTGTAAATAAGGACGAGATTCTCATTGAATTTCCGCTGGCCTTTAGAAGAGCCTGGAAAACTGATATAATTTACCCACCGGGAAGTGTTGATGTTTCAGGCGGTAGAGTTTATTTGAAACCTGGTAAGTATATCGTCAGTTACGAGGGCAAATACTACTGGGTTTCGGAGGATTTTGTTATAGTAGACTATGCCCATCTTTCTGAAATTCTAAGCTATCCGATTATGGGTGGAATACAGTTCATTCTGACCGATGGAGTTTATGTAGCCAGCGAAAGAGACATAGATATTTTTGCCGGAGCGGTAGAGGGCATTCTTGCTGACAGAAGAGTTCTTGCACTGGTATCGTACTTTGATTTCGAGAACAACGTGTTGCTTCTCAGGAGAGGAATCAGAGTTAAGGTACTTGATTGGGAGAGTTTGGAGACAAACAAGGAGCTGCTTCTTCAGTTGGAAAACGCCTCCGACAGGAGCGAATATATTTTCTTGAGTGATGGTAAACTGTTGAGAGCGAGGTGA
- the ftsA gene encoding cell division protein FtsA gives MARGKDYTVSLDVGTNTLKGVVVSREQTGEMTLEAYGSVKTVGLDKGEVKDAVALKQSIQKLIEDLTGQMGKKDVEADFKISFTDGDYSVFSQNIEEVLSEDKQVMVKEQTIVGLMSRLKAEKMKTGNTNIHRSYIRKYILDDDKVVFNPVEMYAKKLNVEMVFVSSEGKSVEIFRRLFEELFGRGDFFISPALISASEAVLTDTEKQHGVVSVVLGHSFSEMVIYRENLPVYISRIPLGIRHIVLDIARVLGTSVDEAERLLVNYGHCSMFPPDAEDVVEYFGLDERTRKNVSVRRLSTVIYARVKELLNKIRKEIQLFVINNPEYSEERIPGGVVFTGGGSKLRGLTDVGVESLKMPVRIGTYETSFNRRIENSHDVANDPIFSSCLGNLVSPEEIQGEAVESVVERPKKGFASFIRSLFFGGVDDEL, from the coding sequence ATGGCCAGGGGAAAGGATTATACAGTTTCTCTCGATGTTGGCACGAACACCCTAAAAGGTGTGGTGGTAAGTAGAGAACAGACAGGTGAGATGACTCTTGAAGCCTATGGAAGCGTTAAGACTGTTGGACTCGACAAGGGCGAAGTGAAAGATGCTGTCGCTCTTAAACAGTCTATTCAGAAGTTGATCGAAGATCTTACGGGTCAAATGGGAAAGAAGGACGTTGAAGCGGACTTCAAGATAAGTTTTACGGATGGTGATTACTCGGTATTCTCTCAAAATATCGAAGAAGTCCTGTCTGAAGATAAACAGGTGATGGTAAAGGAACAGACAATTGTCGGTTTGATGAGCAGACTCAAGGCCGAGAAAATGAAGACCGGGAACACCAACATACACAGGAGTTACATTCGCAAATACATTCTCGACGATGACAAAGTCGTTTTCAACCCGGTTGAGATGTACGCGAAGAAACTCAATGTCGAGATGGTCTTCGTTTCCAGCGAAGGCAAATCAGTAGAGATATTCCGGAGGCTCTTCGAAGAGCTTTTTGGCAGAGGTGACTTCTTCATCTCTCCTGCGCTTATCTCCGCCTCCGAGGCCGTACTCACGGATACCGAGAAGCAGCACGGTGTGGTCAGCGTAGTTCTTGGCCATAGTTTCTCGGAAATGGTAATCTACAGAGAAAACCTTCCCGTATACATTTCGAGAATTCCTCTTGGAATTCGACATATCGTTCTCGACATCGCTAGAGTCCTGGGTACTTCTGTCGACGAGGCCGAAAGACTGCTCGTGAATTACGGCCACTGCAGCATGTTCCCGCCCGATGCTGAAGACGTGGTAGAGTATTTTGGACTGGACGAGAGGACAAGGAAGAATGTCTCCGTCAGAAGACTCTCAACAGTCATCTATGCAAGGGTTAAAGAACTCCTGAATAAGATTCGCAAAGAGATTCAACTCTTCGTAATAAACAATCCCGAGTATTCAGAAGAGAGAATACCGGGAGGAGTGGTCTTCACAGGCGGTGGATCTAAGCTCAGGGGGTTAACGGATGTGGGAGTCGAGTCTCTTAAGATGCCCGTGAGAATCGGTACGTACGAAACGAGCTTTAACAGGCGAATTGAGAATAGCCACGACGTTGCTAATGATCCCATATTCAGTTCGTGTTTGGGCAATCTGGTCTCCCCAGAAGAGATTCAGGGAGAAGCGGTGGAAAGTGTGGTAGAGAGACCCAAGAAAGGTTTTGCATCTTTTATTAGATCCCTCTTCTTTGGAGGTGTAGATGATGAGCTTTGA
- the ftsZ gene encoding cell division protein FtsZ, protein MSFEIDTGKKNTQIRLPSIKVIGVGGAGGNAVNRMISEGIHGVTFIAANTDVQVLESNKADLKIQLGTELTRGLGAGGNPNVGERAAEESVDEIGTFLEDTDLLFITAGMGGGTGTGAAPIVASIAREMGILTVAVVTTPFFFEGNTRLKTAHEGLRRLKNSVDTLIRISNNKLLQELPPNTSIVDAFAKADETLHHGIKGISELITKRGYINLDFADVESVLRNAGTAMLGIGVGSGERRAEEAARRALESRLLEKPIDNATGIILNVSAKNITLREMNIAAAIVRQNCSEDADVKLGLIVDPDMNDDELDITLIAAGLELDEGELMGDASDIPAIYRFGLDLSEEE, encoded by the coding sequence ATGAGCTTTGAGATTGACACAGGCAAAAAAAACACACAAATTAGATTGCCTTCCATAAAAGTAATCGGTGTGGGCGGAGCCGGTGGTAATGCAGTCAACAGGATGATATCCGAAGGCATTCACGGTGTCACATTTATTGCTGCCAATACTGATGTCCAGGTCCTTGAAAGCAATAAAGCCGACCTGAAGATCCAGCTCGGTACGGAGTTGACAAGGGGTCTGGGAGCCGGCGGTAACCCCAATGTCGGTGAGAGAGCTGCAGAAGAATCGGTAGATGAGATTGGTACGTTCCTTGAAGACACAGACCTTTTATTTATTACCGCAGGAATGGGCGGAGGCACCGGTACAGGTGCAGCTCCGATAGTAGCCTCTATCGCAAGAGAAATGGGAATTCTGACGGTTGCAGTGGTCACAACTCCCTTCTTCTTCGAAGGAAATACCCGTTTGAAGACTGCACACGAGGGCCTCAGAAGGCTGAAGAATTCCGTAGATACTTTGATTCGAATCTCGAATAATAAGTTACTACAGGAACTACCACCAAACACTTCCATTGTCGATGCATTTGCGAAGGCCGACGAGACGCTTCATCACGGAATCAAGGGTATCTCTGAGTTAATAACTAAACGTGGCTACATCAACCTTGACTTCGCCGATGTCGAATCAGTTCTGAGAAATGCAGGTACGGCCATGCTAGGGATCGGAGTCGGCTCGGGTGAGAGACGGGCCGAAGAAGCAGCAAGAAGAGCTCTTGAGAGCAGACTTCTCGAAAAGCCCATAGATAACGCAACCGGTATAATCCTGAACGTCTCTGCAAAGAATATAACTCTTAGAGAAATGAATATCGCCGCGGCGATTGTTAGACAGAACTGCAGCGAAGATGCCGATGTGAAACTCGGCCTTATTGTCGACCCCGACATGAATGATGATGAACTGGATATAACTTTAATTGCGGCTGGTCTGGAACTCGACGAAGGTGAACTGATGGGCGATGCTTCCGATATCCCTGCAATTTATAGGTTTGGATTGGATCTTAGCGAGGAGGAGTAA
- a CDS encoding GspE/PulE family protein, with protein MLRVYKRLGELLIDQGLISEDTLQQAVSLQKKVNKPIGEVLVGMGVISWEDIYDSLSKQYGLKVLEDLPNMLSPEVLRMIPKPVADRLNVIPIEYLPENGLLRVVTTDVLKVPQIDRELSFLTGNKISTLLVPPPMFDALYRSSYEESASSEIIDNTFSIDQHSEVDLDEQKVDETDDTPVAKFINSLLDNGIRSDASDIHLEPYEKMAVARMRVDGVLRKILSYPRKAHNSVVSRIKVMSNLDISEKRMPQDGKFYIRRGNEQFDMRVSTMPTIFGEKVVMRILRVSNAKKQLEDLGLSEYNRQRFESIITSPYGIILVSGPTGSGKSTTLVAVLNQVTSDKVNVLTAEDPVEYTIEGISQCQVNTDIGLTFARYLRSFLRQDPDIIMVGEIRDRETAQLAIEASLTGHLVFSTIHTNSAAGAVARLVNMGVDPFLLGTSLIGVMGQRLVRKLCNNCKVKIPVREEVRKIASMLYPNRDDFSEYIPGNGCPECRGMGYRGRTSISEILVVDNKLRQLIGENASEREIAAAAISGGMRTLYNDGVQKVIDGITSLEEIKRVAIEY; from the coding sequence TTGTTGAGAGTCTACAAGAGACTCGGAGAGCTTTTAATAGACCAGGGTTTGATAAGCGAAGATACTCTCCAGCAGGCTGTTTCTCTGCAGAAAAAAGTAAATAAGCCGATCGGAGAAGTCCTCGTTGGGATGGGAGTAATCTCCTGGGAGGACATCTACGATTCGCTTTCGAAGCAGTACGGCCTGAAGGTACTGGAAGATCTACCTAACATGCTTTCTCCAGAAGTTCTCAGGATGATTCCCAAGCCTGTCGCCGACAGGCTGAATGTGATACCTATAGAGTATCTTCCAGAAAATGGTCTTCTGAGAGTTGTAACGACCGATGTTCTGAAGGTTCCCCAGATAGACAGAGAGCTTTCATTCCTTACCGGGAACAAGATTAGCACTCTTCTCGTACCTCCCCCGATGTTCGACGCTCTCTACAGGTCGTCATACGAAGAATCTGCTTCGAGTGAGATAATCGACAATACCTTTAGCATAGACCAGCACTCAGAAGTCGATCTCGACGAGCAAAAGGTCGACGAAACGGATGACACACCGGTCGCGAAATTCATAAACTCACTTCTCGATAACGGTATAAGAAGCGACGCCAGTGACATCCATCTCGAACCTTATGAAAAGATGGCCGTAGCGAGGATGAGGGTCGACGGGGTTCTGAGAAAGATACTGAGCTATCCCAGAAAGGCACATAATTCTGTTGTCTCTAGAATCAAGGTTATGAGTAACCTAGACATCTCTGAGAAGAGAATGCCGCAGGACGGAAAGTTCTACATCCGCCGTGGCAATGAGCAGTTCGACATGAGGGTCTCGACGATGCCGACGATTTTCGGTGAGAAGGTCGTCATGAGAATTCTCCGTGTCTCGAATGCGAAGAAACAGCTCGAGGACCTTGGCCTTTCGGAGTACAACCGACAGCGTTTTGAAAGCATCATTACCTCTCCGTACGGCATCATTCTGGTATCCGGTCCCACAGGTAGCGGAAAATCGACCACTCTCGTTGCCGTTCTAAACCAGGTTACTTCCGACAAAGTAAACGTACTTACAGCCGAAGACCCCGTTGAATATACCATTGAGGGAATCTCTCAGTGTCAGGTAAACACAGACATAGGATTGACCTTTGCCAGATACCTAAGATCATTTCTCCGTCAGGACCCCGACATAATAATGGTCGGAGAGATTCGTGACAGGGAGACGGCCCAACTGGCAATTGAGGCTTCACTTACCGGCCATCTGGTCTTTTCAACGATTCATACGAACAGCGCAGCAGGTGCCGTGGCCCGTCTTGTCAATATGGGTGTCGACCCATTTCTTCTTGGCACATCCCTGATTGGAGTCATGGGCCAGCGACTGGTCCGTAAGCTCTGCAACAACTGCAAGGTTAAGATTCCCGTGAGAGAGGAAGTAAGGAAGATAGCTTCGATGCTTTACCCCAATCGCGATGATTTCAGTGAGTACATCCCCGGCAATGGCTGCCCCGAGTGTCGCGGAATGGGATACAGGGGAAGAACCAGTATCAGCGAGATACTTGTAGTCGATAATAAGCTGAGACAGCTTATAGGCGAAAACGCTTCCGAAAGGGAGATCGCAGCCGCCGCAATATCCGGTGGCATGAGAACGCTTTACAATGACGGCGTTCAGAAGGTAATAGACGGAATAACTTCACTCGAAGAGATCAAGAGAGTCGCCATAGAGTACTGA
- the ord gene encoding 2,4-diaminopentanoate dehydrogenase — protein sequence MAYRVLVWGLGAMGSGVARNVSQKEGLRLVGAVEKDPQKIGRDLGEYLGGEKTGRQIYSDVEKAVSETRPDIVVIATNSFVEEVLTKIETVARHHVDILTIAEEMAFPFFSHPEESEVLENIAWRYGVSILGTGINPGFVLDLLIIAMTGTCLKVDRIEARRINDLSPFGRTVMKTQGVGTSPEEFKKGIETGEIVGHIGFQQSIAMIGNALGWDIDRIEESREPIISKTERRTSVAHVLPGMVAGCRHIGRGYCGDKLMIELIHPQQILPEKEGVDTGDYIDIFGEPDIHLSIKPEIPGGKGTIALATNMIPAVIESGPGLLEMSELPIPRCLLNEIKEI from the coding sequence ATGGCTTACAGGGTTTTGGTATGGGGCCTGGGCGCCATGGGTAGTGGCGTGGCAAGAAATGTTTCTCAGAAGGAGGGCCTCAGGCTTGTTGGCGCCGTTGAAAAGGATCCACAGAAGATCGGCCGAGACCTGGGAGAGTATCTTGGCGGAGAAAAGACTGGGCGGCAGATCTATTCAGATGTGGAGAAGGCTGTATCCGAAACGAGACCGGACATTGTGGTTATTGCTACAAATTCCTTCGTCGAAGAAGTTCTAACGAAGATTGAAACCGTGGCCAGACACCATGTGGACATTCTTACGATAGCAGAAGAGATGGCTTTCCCGTTTTTCTCGCATCCCGAAGAGTCGGAGGTGCTTGAGAACATCGCATGGCGCTATGGTGTATCGATTCTGGGAACAGGAATCAACCCAGGATTCGTACTTGACCTTCTAATAATCGCCATGACGGGCACATGCTTGAAGGTTGACAGAATCGAAGCGAGAAGGATTAACGACCTCTCGCCCTTCGGTAGGACCGTGATGAAAACCCAGGGAGTCGGAACCTCGCCAGAGGAGTTCAAGAAGGGAATAGAAACCGGAGAGATTGTAGGGCACATAGGCTTTCAACAGTCAATAGCAATGATCGGCAACGCACTGGGATGGGATATCGACAGAATAGAGGAGAGTCGAGAACCGATCATCTCGAAAACCGAACGAAGGACGAGCGTTGCGCATGTTTTGCCTGGAATGGTGGCCGGATGCAGGCATATAGGCCGGGGTTACTGCGGAGACAAGTTGATGATAGAGCTGATTCATCCTCAGCAGATCCTTCCCGAAAAGGAAGGGGTCGACACGGGAGACTATATTGACATATTTGGCGAACCAGACATTCACCTTTCAATAAAGCCTGAAATCCCGGGCGGAAAGGGAACGATCGCCCTTGCTACGAACATGATTCCTGCCGTAATTGAGTCCGGTCCGGGACTTCTGGAGATGAGCGAACTCCCGATTCCCAGGTGCTTGCTTAACGAGATCAAGGAGATCTAA